From a region of the Hymenobacter jejuensis genome:
- a CDS encoding radical SAM protein yields MRLVRHPVLCNYYVTYRCNARCSFCDIWEKPSPYIQLADVEQNLRDLRRLGVNVVDFTGGEPLLHRQIHEFVGLAHDMGFITTLTTNCLLYPKYAERLRGKVDMLHFSLDASEKEVHDRGRGVACFDFVLESIRVAKELGERPDILFTVFRENLADLEVVYREITQPNDLVLIINPAFEYNSVETGEQLTDAELDYLSAFGKKKGVYLNEAFIQLRKDGGNHIAAPVCRAASTTLVISPSNELVLPCYHLGEQKFPINGELHTLYTSGEVQRLAALEGRLPQCEGCTINCYMQPSFAVEVNKYFWQALPSTLKYNFTKGTWKRMLTR; encoded by the coding sequence ATGCGCCTCGTTCGTCATCCGGTACTCTGCAACTATTACGTTACCTACCGCTGCAACGCGCGCTGTTCTTTCTGCGATATCTGGGAGAAACCCTCGCCTTATATCCAGCTTGCCGACGTCGAGCAGAATCTGCGCGACCTCAGGCGCTTGGGCGTAAACGTGGTCGATTTCACGGGTGGCGAGCCGCTCTTGCACCGCCAGATTCATGAGTTTGTGGGCCTGGCCCACGACATGGGCTTCATCACGACGCTCACCACCAACTGCTTGCTGTACCCCAAGTACGCCGAGCGGCTGCGCGGCAAAGTGGACATGCTGCACTTCTCTTTGGATGCCTCCGAAAAGGAAGTACACGACCGCGGCCGCGGCGTGGCATGCTTTGATTTTGTGCTGGAAAGCATTCGCGTCGCCAAAGAGCTGGGCGAGCGGCCCGACATCCTGTTTACGGTCTTCCGCGAGAACCTCGCCGATCTGGAAGTCGTCTACCGCGAAATAACGCAACCCAATGATTTAGTGCTGATTATAAATCCGGCATTTGAGTATAACAGCGTCGAAACCGGCGAGCAGTTGACGGACGCGGAACTGGATTATCTATCGGCTTTCGGCAAAAAGAAAGGCGTGTACCTCAACGAAGCGTTCATCCAGTTGCGCAAAGACGGCGGTAACCACATAGCCGCGCCCGTATGCCGCGCCGCCAGCACCACGCTGGTGATATCGCCAAGCAATGAATTGGTGCTGCCCTGCTACCATTTGGGCGAGCAAAAATTTCCCATCAACGGCGAGCTGCATACGCTCTATACCTCGGGGGAAGTGCAGCGGCTGGCCGCGCTGGAAGGCCGTTTGCCGCAATGCGAAGGCTGTACCATCAACTGCTACATGCAGCCCAGCTTTGCCGTAGAAGTAAACAAATACTTCTGGCAAGCTTTACCCAGCACCCTGAAATACAACTTCACCAAAGGTACTTGGAAGCGCATGCTGACGCGTTAG
- a CDS encoding endonuclease III domain-containing protein: MLCNPGNTPAVQPSMTDAYTLTPAQKAWQDHEILNQFFGPLPLEPRRIPMRELISTLLSHRTTHVDEELAYDRMLETFGDWEGVLAAPVKELAHAIRTTRWPDTQAPRIQEILRRIKAERGEFTLDFLAEWPVEQGLQWLTDMPGIGLKTASLVLLFNFQKPVLPVDTHVHRVAQRVGMIGPKVSTDKAHQVLLALLPKDSVVLLNFHKHNYWLGQHICFFTRPDCPRCPLKGFCNYYLEHYGPADAAALAATPARWERSWGELQH, translated from the coding sequence GTGCTGTGTAACCCCGGCAATACCCCGGCGGTACAACCGAGCATGACCGATGCCTACACGCTTACCCCCGCCCAAAAAGCCTGGCAAGACCACGAAATTCTAAATCAGTTCTTCGGCCCTTTGCCTTTGGAACCACGCCGCATTCCCATGCGCGAACTGATTTCGACGCTGCTTTCGCACCGCACAACGCACGTTGATGAGGAACTGGCGTACGACCGGATGCTCGAGACCTTTGGCGATTGGGAAGGTGTGCTGGCCGCGCCGGTGAAAGAACTGGCGCACGCCATACGGACCACGCGCTGGCCCGATACGCAGGCGCCCCGCATCCAGGAAATTCTGCGACGCATCAAGGCCGAGCGCGGCGAGTTTACCCTCGACTTTCTGGCCGAATGGCCCGTGGAGCAAGGCTTGCAATGGCTCACCGACATGCCCGGCATTGGGCTGAAAACGGCTTCGCTGGTGCTGCTTTTCAATTTCCAGAAACCGGTATTGCCCGTCGATACGCACGTGCACCGCGTGGCTCAGCGCGTCGGGATGATCGGCCCGAAAGTATCAACCGACAAAGCGCATCAGGTTCTGCTCGCGCTGCTGCCTAAAGATTCGGTGGTGCTGCTTAATTTTCACAAACACAATTATTGGCTCGGGCAGCACATCTGCTTCTTTACAAGGCCCGATTGCCCGCGGTGCCCCTTAAAAGGCTTCTGCAACTATTATTTGGAGCATTATGGGCCGGCGGATGCCGCTGCGCTGGCTGCCACTCCGGCGCGGTGGGAGCGAAGCTGGGGTGAGCTTCAGCATTAA
- a CDS encoding YMGG-like glycine zipper-containing protein, with translation MKPFKLYLAMIVAMIMLSTNFAHAQTTKKGWSNKGKGAAIGAGSGAVAGAVIAGKGDRGKGALIGGAAGAVGGAIIGRKKDKKKDPVRYSAYKK, from the coding sequence ATGAAACCCTTCAAGTTATATTTGGCCATGATTGTGGCCATGATTATGCTGAGCACCAACTTCGCCCACGCCCAAACCACCAAGAAAGGTTGGAGCAACAAAGGCAAAGGAGCGGCCATCGGGGCGGGTAGTGGTGCCGTAGCCGGCGCCGTGATTGCCGGTAAAGGCGATCGGGGCAAAGGTGCTTTGATCGGCGGCGCGGCTGGTGCCGTAGGCGGCGCCATTATCGGCCGCAAAAAAGACAAGAAGAAAGACCCCGTGCGGTACAGTGCTTATAAAAAATAA
- a CDS encoding nuclear transport factor 2 family protein, whose translation MNEQQNTQTVQEGYALFGKGDIPNLLNLYTDDVEFIIPGSAETVPFAGVYRGKEQVATFFAKLHDAIDYERFEPQNYIAQGDRLVVLGFSKGKVRATGRTDEEEWAHSFIMQDGKVARFQAYLDTEASMKAFRSNRDMAEF comes from the coding sequence ATGAACGAACAGCAAAACACCCAAACGGTGCAGGAAGGATACGCGCTTTTCGGCAAAGGCGACATTCCGAACCTGCTGAACCTCTACACAGACGACGTTGAGTTTATCATTCCGGGCTCAGCCGAAACTGTTCCTTTTGCGGGCGTGTATCGGGGCAAGGAACAAGTAGCGACGTTTTTTGCCAAGCTCCACGATGCCATAGATTACGAACGATTTGAGCCCCAAAATTATATCGCTCAGGGCGACCGCTTAGTTGTGCTGGGATTTTCTAAAGGCAAAGTGCGCGCTACCGGGCGAACTGATGAGGAAGAATGGGCGCACTCCTTCATCATGCAGGATGGCAAAGTGGCACGTTTTCAAGCGTATCTGGATACAGAAGCCAGCATGAAAGCCTTTCGGAGCAACCGAGACATGGCAGAATTCTAG
- a CDS encoding OmpA family protein, translating to MTTFRSYFVALLALLLLGSNFAEAQTTTTTAKKPWSKTAKGGLIGAGGGAVIGGVLGRVIGGKNSTAGGAIIGAAVGGGAGALIGRRMDKQAAELKKDMAGATVERVGEGIKITFDSGILFAKNSSNLTSTAQANIAKLAATLIKYKDTNVLIEGHTDNTGSDAINDPLSVRRAQAVANYAQGQGVESSRFEVKGYGSHQPIADNSTEAGRDANRRVEVAIYANEKLKKAAEKGQI from the coding sequence ATGACAACGTTCCGCTCATATTTCGTAGCTCTGCTCGCCTTGCTGTTGCTCGGTAGCAACTTTGCGGAAGCTCAAACCACGACCACCACGGCGAAGAAGCCTTGGAGCAAAACGGCCAAAGGCGGCCTGATCGGGGCCGGTGGCGGTGCCGTAATTGGTGGCGTACTCGGCCGCGTGATTGGCGGCAAGAACAGCACTGCCGGTGGTGCCATCATCGGAGCCGCAGTAGGCGGTGGTGCCGGTGCCCTGATTGGCCGTCGGATGGACAAGCAAGCTGCTGAGCTGAAGAAAGACATGGCCGGCGCCACTGTAGAGCGCGTAGGCGAAGGCATCAAGATCACCTTCGATTCGGGTATCCTGTTTGCCAAAAACTCTTCCAACCTGACTTCGACTGCGCAGGCCAATATTGCTAAGCTGGCCGCTACGCTGATCAAATACAAAGACACCAACGTGCTGATCGAAGGCCACACCGACAACACCGGTAGCGATGCCATCAACGATCCGTTGTCGGTACGCCGCGCGCAGGCCGTTGCTAACTATGCCCAAGGCCAAGGCGTGGAGTCTTCGCGCTTTGAGGTGAAAGGTTACGGTTCGCACCAGCCCATCGCCGACAACTCGACCGAAGCTGGTCGGGATGCCAACCGTCGCGTGGAAGTTGCCATCTATGCCAACGAAAAGCTGAAGAAAGCTGCCGAAAAAGGCCAGATCTAA